Genomic window (Lawsonia intracellularis PHE/MN1-00):
GAGAAAATGTATGAAAGGAACATAGGGGTACATATTTCTTGGACAGATAACGACTGTTCTTTATTACAAGCATGGACTGTAATAAATAATAAAAGGCATATATCAAGTAAGATAGAAGCAATTCCACTTAGTTCACCTAAGTCTTTTTTTTATTTATCTCAGATCCCAAAAAATAAAAAAGAATATACTCAAAAAGAAATTGGGATATCCTATAAAAGGAAAATTATAGAGGAAATGGCTATTACTTTTGACAGTAAATTTTTCTATGCAAAACATAATAATGGAAAAGAAGTGGAATGTAGTATTCATTATATCTTTTAATATAGTATTTACCTAACAATAGTTAACTTATAAAAATAATTATATATATATATATTAAATAGTTAAAATAATAGTATCCTGTGTATTAATATGCTTTTTAATCAAGGTTTTCTCAATGCTATGTTTAGCTAAACATCATTGAAAGATATAATAACCTCCTGGATATCTTGTTTTATGTCTTGTTATTTTTGGTATAATAAAAACCTGGGGCTGTTTATTTTACTATTTTGTTTTTATTTTATTTTTTACCCTATTAATGTATTAACAATCTTTCACATAGACAAAAAAATATGTTTTTGGAATGATCATCCAAGAATACAATTATCTGATTTTTTTATCCCATATAAACAGCTCCAAATAAAGGGATAGGATAAAACTAATTAGTATAAGGTATAACCAGCTGTATGCCAAAAATAACAAGACATAAAACAAGATATCCAGGAGTTTATTATATCTTTCAACGACGTTTAGATAAGCATGGCGTTGAGAAAACGTTTTATATTCTTTATAGACGATGTGGAGAAAAAAAACTTATTGAAGAACCTGTAGGCCGTGAATCATCTGGAATGACTGCAGCAACAGCAAATAATATTCGTGGACTTCGGGCTATTGGGAAAGAACTTTCTAATGTTGAAAAAAGAAAAAAAGAAAAAGAAAAACAACAAAATCAAAAAGTTACATTGCAAACTATTTGGGATAAATATCAACTAATTTACTCAGAAAAAAAATCCTTAAAACAGGATATAAGTAGAGTAAAATACTTATCTGATTTAATGCATAAAAGTCCTGATATCCTTACAACAAATGATATTGATACGCTGAGAAAAAAATTAACATTAACAAAAAGTTCTAAAGGGGGAGCAAGCTTATCACCAGCTTCAATAAAACATATTTTAGTATTACTTAAAAGGTTGATCAACTTTGGTATTCAAAGAAATTTATGTATAAAACCACAAAATTTATATATTGATATGCCAAAGGTTGATAATCAAAAAACAGAAATTCTTTCTAAGAATCAATTAAAAAAT
Coding sequences:
- a CDS encoding tyrosine-type recombinase/integrase, whose product is MPKITRHKTRYPGVYYIFQRRLDKHGVEKTFYILYRRCGEKKLIEEPVGRESSGMTAATANNIRGLRAIGKELSNVEKRKKEKEKQQNQKVTLQTIWDKYQLIYSEKKSLKQDISRVKYLSDLMHKSPDILTTNDIDTLRKKLTLTKSSKGGASLSPASIKHILVLLKRLINFGIQRNLCIKPQNLYIDMPKVDNQKTEILSKNQLKNLLLALDAEPNQSDVAFIRLALVTGMRKSALLALKWSDCDFENNIITLSGNYAKKGKTDYIPMNNSAKSILLSIPKGNSDFIFATRNGTKRTTYNQRLIKRIKEKAKLPKDFRPLHGLRHNFASRLASSGKVDLYTIQRLLTHETPAMTQRYAHLHNDALKKAAAIIDDEFTETLS